A window of the Myxococcus fulvus genome harbors these coding sequences:
- a CDS encoding mechanosensitive ion channel family protein, whose translation MMHTDGRAWMALLVMGLVLGALPSQALNSGLPPPSAAMDRQTPHATAQGFLSAAHRGDYATAAHYLDLDFIPKAQQPERGAQLARRLKFVLDRKLSIDLSALSKAPEGDPADPRFDLVGTIPLDGANVSVRLQRVTQDGALLWVFSESTVRLVDPLFEAYGPRVAEWLPPFFFSGTVLGLEPWQWLGLLVVLLASVGLALLLEKVSLAFGLRLARWTQIELDDQLVAAGKGPLRLPFFAVLLAVGTSFLLLPRPTQTVFNRVSYSLIIVAVAWFILRFLRVFADFIQNRVNSESRDPARARSLRTQFAVLRAVFEAATYVVAAALLLMQFEVVRNVGVSLLASAGIAGIVIGLAAQKSIATLLAGIQLSITQPVRIGDQVVVETEFGTVEEITLTYVVLRVWDQRRMVIPITYFLDKPFQNWSKVSPELLGAVTLQVDYSTDVDALRGELKRILDHEAKALWDGRVQTVVVLEAQDRTLTIRALVSAANPDKLFELRALVREKLVIFLRNHPQWLPFTRTESRQAPVVQADPQPDAPQDASPPGPRTS comes from the coding sequence ATGATGCACACAGACGGAAGGGCCTGGATGGCCCTCCTCGTGATGGGGCTCGTCCTCGGGGCGCTGCCCTCCCAGGCGCTCAACTCGGGTCTGCCGCCACCCTCGGCGGCGATGGACCGCCAGACGCCCCACGCCACCGCGCAAGGCTTCCTGTCCGCCGCGCACCGGGGGGACTACGCCACCGCGGCCCACTACCTGGACCTGGACTTCATCCCCAAGGCCCAGCAGCCCGAGCGCGGCGCCCAGCTGGCGCGCCGGCTCAAGTTCGTGCTGGACCGCAAGCTCTCCATCGACCTGTCGGCCCTCTCCAAGGCCCCCGAGGGAGACCCGGCCGACCCGCGCTTCGACCTGGTGGGCACCATCCCCCTGGACGGGGCCAACGTGAGCGTCCGGCTCCAGCGCGTGACGCAGGACGGCGCGCTGCTCTGGGTCTTCAGCGAGTCCACCGTCCGGCTGGTGGACCCCCTCTTCGAGGCGTATGGCCCCCGCGTGGCCGAGTGGCTGCCGCCGTTCTTCTTCTCCGGAACGGTGCTGGGCCTGGAGCCGTGGCAGTGGCTGGGCCTTTTGGTGGTGCTGCTCGCCTCGGTGGGGCTGGCGCTGCTCCTGGAGAAGGTGTCGCTGGCGTTCGGCCTGAGGCTGGCGCGCTGGACCCAGATTGAGCTGGACGACCAGCTGGTGGCGGCGGGGAAGGGCCCCTTGCGGCTGCCGTTCTTCGCGGTGCTGCTGGCGGTGGGCACGTCCTTCCTGCTCCTGCCGCGCCCCACGCAGACGGTGTTCAACCGGGTGAGCTACTCGCTCATCATCGTCGCGGTGGCGTGGTTCATCCTGCGCTTCCTGCGGGTGTTCGCGGACTTCATCCAGAACCGGGTCAATTCCGAGAGCCGAGACCCGGCCCGGGCGCGCTCGCTGCGCACCCAGTTCGCCGTGCTGCGCGCCGTCTTCGAGGCGGCGACGTACGTGGTGGCCGCGGCCCTGCTGTTGATGCAGTTCGAGGTGGTGCGCAACGTCGGCGTGTCGCTGCTCGCCTCGGCCGGTATCGCCGGCATCGTGATTGGTCTGGCCGCGCAGAAGTCCATCGCCACGCTGCTGGCGGGCATCCAGCTGTCCATCACCCAGCCGGTGCGCATCGGCGACCAGGTGGTGGTGGAGACCGAGTTCGGCACCGTGGAGGAGATCACCCTCACGTACGTGGTGCTGCGCGTCTGGGACCAGCGCCGCATGGTCATCCCCATCACCTACTTCCTGGACAAGCCCTTCCAGAACTGGAGCAAGGTCAGCCCCGAGCTGCTCGGCGCCGTCACCCTCCAGGTGGACTACTCCACGGACGTGGATGCGCTGCGCGGGGAGCTCAAGCGCATCCTCGACCACGAGGCCAAGGCCCTGTGGGACGGCCGGGTGCAGACCGTCGTGGTGCTGGAGGCCCAGGACCGCACGCTCACCATCCGCGCCCTCGTCAGCGCCGCCAACCCGGACAAGCTCTTCGAACTGCGCGCCCTGGTCCGAGAAAAGCTGGTCATCTTCCTGCGCAACCACCCCCAGTGGTTGCCCTTCACCCGCACCGAGTCCCGGCAGGCCCCCGTCGTGCAGGCCGACCCCCAGCCGGACGCTCCCCAGGACGCCAGTCCTCCGGGGCCTCGCACTTCCTGA
- a CDS encoding response regulator, with amino-acid sequence MSEKRRILLIDDSEITLAMEKAVLEARGYEVIATSTLMEFEKTLQTWRPDLILTDIHMPEAKGTDICRTLKNEYGTQDIPIVLFSSLPDVELSKLAEQVGADGFLSKENGLEAMGEKIDELVQSILW; translated from the coding sequence GTGTCCGAGAAGCGAAGAATCCTCCTGATTGACGACAGCGAAATCACGCTCGCCATGGAGAAGGCCGTGCTGGAAGCGCGCGGCTACGAAGTCATCGCCACCTCCACGCTGATGGAGTTCGAGAAGACGCTCCAGACGTGGCGCCCGGACCTCATCCTCACGGACATCCACATGCCCGAGGCCAAGGGCACCGACATCTGTCGCACCCTGAAGAACGAGTACGGCACCCAGGACATCCCCATCGTCCTGTTCTCCAGCCTGCCGGACGTGGAGCTGTCCAAGCTGGCCGAGCAGGTGGGCGCCGACGGCTTCCTCTCCAAGGAGAACGGGCTGGAGGCCATGGGCGAGAAGATCGACGAGCTGGTGCAGAGCATCCTCTGGTGA
- a CDS encoding cytochrome c family protein, producing MPRPVLVAALWGLVLVLGGCRRTDPTPRPPETPEAGASPAAASSTSGAILFVSADTQGYLGPCGCSENMRGGIARAAFQVSEARQGALPVLYVDGGNSLFGEKTLKPGQVPQEELKAKALADAMRMMGLSVRATGPLDDTRGAAFRQGLGLPEVADGAVKLLPAGPRKVGVVAADSPEQLVAASAKARSDGADFVLGLLDAPLEEAQKAAELPGLAVDVLVATRSASELSGEQNRLVKATVPVVAPQSKGRSLVRVDLSYAKAPGSFSLQKGQADLEREVAALEQRTTLLDKEINLPGIDPKLKALKQGKRDELVARKQALVSAPPAASPDVNGFTVRFVPLESGLPSLPDAQALVARYDSEVGKLNLAWAKEHGQDCPAPAKGQAGFVGNEPCRSCHEESFPVWEKSKHHHAWETLEEVGKQHHLNCVGCHVTGWEQPGGVCRLDKVAGREDVGCESCHGPGSEHADEPSADNIIASPGEALCVTCHNPENSPHFDFATYLPRILGPGHGKPSDAVSPDKPADERKPAKP from the coding sequence ATGCCGCGCCCCGTCCTGGTCGCCGCCCTCTGGGGCCTGGTGCTGGTGCTCGGAGGCTGCAGGCGCACGGACCCCACCCCCCGCCCGCCGGAGACTCCCGAGGCGGGCGCGTCCCCGGCGGCCGCGTCCTCCACCTCGGGCGCCATCCTCTTCGTCTCCGCGGACACGCAGGGCTATCTGGGCCCGTGCGGCTGCAGCGAGAACATGCGCGGTGGCATCGCCCGCGCGGCCTTCCAGGTGAGCGAGGCCCGCCAGGGCGCGCTGCCCGTGCTGTACGTGGACGGCGGCAACAGCCTCTTCGGTGAGAAGACGCTCAAGCCCGGGCAGGTGCCGCAGGAGGAGCTGAAGGCGAAGGCGCTCGCGGACGCCATGCGGATGATGGGGCTGTCGGTGCGCGCCACCGGCCCGCTGGATGACACGCGCGGCGCGGCCTTCCGTCAGGGATTGGGGCTGCCCGAGGTGGCGGACGGCGCGGTGAAGCTCCTGCCCGCGGGTCCTCGCAAGGTGGGCGTGGTGGCGGCGGACTCGCCGGAGCAGTTGGTGGCGGCGAGCGCGAAGGCCCGCTCGGACGGCGCGGACTTCGTGCTGGGGTTGTTGGATGCGCCGTTGGAGGAGGCGCAGAAGGCGGCGGAGCTGCCGGGGCTCGCGGTGGACGTGCTGGTGGCCACCCGCTCCGCGTCCGAGCTGAGCGGCGAGCAGAACCGGCTGGTGAAGGCCACGGTCCCCGTCGTCGCGCCGCAGAGCAAGGGCCGCTCGCTGGTGCGCGTGGACCTGAGCTACGCGAAGGCGCCCGGGAGCTTCTCGCTCCAGAAGGGACAGGCCGACCTGGAGCGCGAGGTGGCCGCGCTGGAGCAGCGCACGACGCTGTTGGACAAGGAGATCAACCTCCCGGGCATCGACCCGAAGCTCAAGGCGCTCAAGCAGGGCAAGCGCGACGAGCTGGTGGCGCGCAAGCAGGCGCTGGTGTCGGCGCCGCCCGCCGCGTCGCCCGACGTGAATGGCTTCACGGTGCGCTTCGTGCCGTTGGAGTCGGGGCTGCCGTCGCTGCCGGACGCGCAGGCGCTGGTGGCGCGCTACGACTCGGAGGTGGGCAAGCTGAACCTCGCGTGGGCGAAGGAGCACGGCCAGGACTGCCCCGCTCCCGCGAAGGGACAGGCGGGCTTCGTGGGCAACGAGCCGTGTCGCTCGTGCCATGAGGAGAGCTTCCCGGTCTGGGAGAAGTCCAAGCACCACCACGCGTGGGAGACGCTGGAGGAGGTGGGCAAGCAGCACCACCTCAACTGCGTGGGCTGTCATGTGACGGGCTGGGAGCAGCCGGGCGGCGTGTGCCGGTTGGACAAGGTGGCGGGGCGCGAGGACGTGGGCTGCGAGAGCTGCCACGGTCCTGGCTCCGAGCACGCGGACGAGCCGAGCGCGGACAACATCATCGCGTCGCCGGGTGAAGCGCTCTGCGTCACCTGCCACAACCCGGAGAACTCGCCGCACTTCGACTTCGCGACGTACCTGCCGCGAATCCTGGGACCGGGCCACGGGAAGCCCTCGGACGCCGTGTCACCCGACAAGCCGGCGGACGAGCGCAAACCCGCGAAGCCGTAA
- a CDS encoding LysM peptidoglycan-binding domain-containing protein — translation MLPFCLLVLNLASLPASQGVPPPMPPPPAGMRMLAANETPAPAAAQLKPATDTATAPAARPSMPDSGTASRPTGPATEPSRAGTADLAKGTKVEGASATTAAKGAKVEGASAPEGSPSATTVAKDTKAESVSAPTGSASVTTVAKDTKAESVSAPTGAASATTVAKGTKVEGSSNAVVPPAASTTDAAKDVKAEGTSSTGMASTAGKQEPVAPAADVAPGDDEADEARALAGAPDEADEEPEATREVVESESAELEEMRALESVTLDPTAKPSAEVMQSLRRLGLANPLRMRMLDALEEPTFREDDSPEQLPLITNLATFDVRSIQDRYDIPVEMQPLVAQYIQFFQGPGRRWFRKWMSRSARYLPVMQPILEKHGMPLDTVYLAMIESGFSAHAYSWAHASGPWQFISSTGKQYGLKQDFWVDERRDPLKATHAAATYLKDLYRELGHWYLAWAGYNTGSGRVRRMIERHGTRDFWALAEEKGLAKETKHYVPKLIAAALVAKNPSAFGFSDEEFDYERPLEFDEVELTDATDLDVVARAAGVNIQDVQDLNPELKRWCTPPASTKHPYKLRLPKGAGPQFVEGFKRISPAERLTFRVHKVKRGDTLSQIAERYGTASEAILQMNRLKSARTLKLGADLVIPIPASKAAAATGGAIASKVAQARRSGVVAHRPEDEVPAGTPKGPVAAGPVKTETLNGRTRVTYGVQSGDSLWVIATKFNVSVDDLKKWNNLRRRNPTLQVGSLVYVWPQGTAQVQERAGTVVVAKQVASNAGKPVSGGKVHALAEGETLWSVAQRYGVSVQDIMRWNNIKDHRTIPTGKVLSLSAP, via the coding sequence ATGCTGCCCTTCTGCCTCCTCGTGCTGAACCTGGCCTCGCTTCCTGCCTCGCAGGGAGTGCCGCCACCCATGCCGCCGCCTCCCGCCGGCATGCGCATGCTCGCCGCGAACGAGACGCCGGCGCCCGCTGCGGCTCAGCTGAAGCCCGCGACGGACACCGCCACTGCTCCCGCCGCGCGGCCGAGCATGCCAGACAGCGGCACGGCCTCGCGCCCCACCGGGCCGGCGACCGAGCCGTCGCGCGCAGGCACGGCGGACTTAGCGAAGGGCACGAAGGTCGAGGGGGCCTCGGCAACGACGGCAGCAAAGGGCGCGAAGGTCGAGGGGGCCTCGGCGCCCGAGGGCTCGCCTTCCGCGACGACCGTGGCGAAGGACACGAAGGCCGAGAGTGTCTCGGCGCCTACGGGTTCGGCTTCAGTGACGACGGTGGCGAAGGACACAAAGGCCGAGAGTGTCTCGGCGCCTACGGGCGCGGCCTCCGCGACGACGGTGGCGAAGGGCACGAAGGTTGAGGGCTCATCGAACGCTGTCGTGCCTCCCGCCGCGAGCACCACCGACGCGGCGAAAGACGTGAAGGCCGAGGGCACTTCGAGTACCGGCATGGCGTCCACGGCGGGCAAGCAGGAGCCGGTGGCCCCCGCCGCCGATGTCGCGCCGGGGGATGACGAGGCCGACGAGGCACGTGCCCTCGCTGGAGCTCCCGACGAAGCCGACGAGGAGCCGGAGGCCACGCGCGAGGTGGTCGAGTCCGAGTCCGCGGAGCTGGAGGAGATGCGCGCGCTGGAGAGCGTGACGCTGGACCCCACCGCGAAGCCGAGCGCCGAGGTGATGCAGTCGCTGCGACGCCTGGGCCTCGCCAACCCGCTGCGCATGCGCATGCTGGACGCGCTCGAGGAGCCCACCTTCCGCGAGGACGACTCCCCCGAGCAGCTCCCGCTCATCACCAACCTGGCCACGTTCGACGTCCGCAGCATCCAGGACCGCTACGACATCCCGGTGGAGATGCAGCCCCTCGTCGCGCAGTACATCCAGTTCTTCCAGGGGCCCGGTCGCCGCTGGTTCCGCAAGTGGATGTCCCGCTCCGCGCGCTACCTGCCGGTGATGCAGCCCATCCTCGAGAAGCACGGGATGCCGCTCGACACCGTGTACCTGGCGATGATCGAGAGCGGCTTCTCCGCGCACGCCTACTCGTGGGCGCACGCCTCCGGCCCCTGGCAGTTCATCTCCAGCACGGGCAAGCAGTACGGCCTCAAGCAGGACTTCTGGGTGGACGAGCGCAGGGACCCCCTCAAGGCGACCCACGCCGCGGCCACCTACCTCAAGGACCTCTACCGCGAGCTGGGCCACTGGTACCTGGCGTGGGCCGGCTACAACACGGGCTCCGGCCGCGTGCGGCGCATGATTGAACGCCACGGCACGCGCGACTTCTGGGCGCTCGCCGAGGAGAAGGGTCTGGCGAAGGAGACCAAGCACTACGTGCCCAAGCTCATCGCCGCCGCGCTCGTCGCGAAGAACCCCTCCGCGTTCGGCTTCTCCGACGAGGAGTTCGACTACGAGCGGCCCCTGGAGTTCGACGAGGTGGAGCTCACCGACGCCACCGACCTGGACGTGGTGGCCCGCGCGGCGGGCGTGAACATCCAGGACGTGCAGGACCTGAACCCGGAGCTCAAGCGCTGGTGCACGCCGCCCGCGAGCACGAAGCACCCCTACAAGCTGCGGCTGCCCAAGGGCGCGGGCCCCCAGTTCGTCGAGGGGTTCAAGCGCATCTCCCCCGCGGAGCGGCTGACCTTCCGCGTGCACAAGGTAAAGCGCGGCGACACGCTGTCGCAAATCGCGGAGCGCTACGGCACGGCCTCCGAGGCCATCCTCCAGATGAACCGGCTCAAGAGCGCGCGCACGCTGAAGCTCGGCGCGGACCTGGTCATCCCCATCCCCGCGAGCAAGGCCGCGGCAGCGACGGGCGGCGCCATCGCGAGCAAGGTGGCCCAGGCCCGCCGCAGCGGCGTCGTGGCCCACCGCCCCGAGGACGAGGTGCCGGCCGGCACGCCCAAGGGCCCCGTGGCCGCGGGCCCCGTGAAGACGGAGACGCTCAACGGCCGCACGCGCGTGACGTACGGCGTGCAGTCCGGCGACAGCCTCTGGGTCATCGCGACCAAGTTCAACGTGTCGGTGGATGACTTGAAGAAGTGGAACAACCTGCGCCGGCGCAACCCGACGCTGCAGGTGGGCTCGCTCGTGTACGTGTGGCCCCAGGGCACGGCGCAGGTGCAGGAGCGCGCGGGCACCGTCGTGGTGGCCAAGCAGGTCGCGTCGAACGCGGGCAAGCCCGTGAGCGGCGGCAAGGTGCACGCGCTGGCCGAGGGCGAGACGCTCTGGTCCGTCGCGCAGCGCTACGGCGTCAGCGTCCAGGACATCATGCGGTGGAACAACATCAAGGACCACCGCACCATCCCCACTGGCAAGGTCCTCTCGCTGAGCGCGCCGTGA
- a CDS encoding L,D-transpeptidase family protein — MQLSPVASGQEVLGPGSRGEGIRAVQGALLEMGFALHGGADGQFGPQTVRALRNFQVHASRTLPGVKVTGALDAATLKALDSLAPAPGARGQSRGIPPAVYEGQPVRVIVALREHRTFLYDSEGRLVDIFPNASGTQATPTRAGLKVVRSRLDQAAAEAAGARLWNDKHVFGTRILDLSWADGRHSAEELHGTNAPALLGMDVSHGCIRHSNEAIIVLHDALSAGDRVAIVEHVNDPHLGAVAPVPVS, encoded by the coding sequence GTGCAGCTGTCGCCCGTGGCCTCGGGACAGGAGGTGCTCGGCCCGGGCTCACGCGGTGAGGGCATCCGCGCGGTGCAGGGCGCGCTGCTCGAAATGGGCTTCGCTCTGCACGGCGGCGCCGACGGACAATTCGGCCCCCAGACGGTCCGCGCGCTGCGCAACTTCCAGGTCCACGCCAGCCGCACGCTGCCGGGCGTCAAGGTGACGGGCGCGCTGGACGCGGCCACGCTCAAAGCGCTCGACTCACTGGCGCCCGCGCCCGGTGCCCGTGGACAGTCGCGCGGGATTCCTCCCGCCGTTTACGAGGGCCAGCCCGTGCGCGTCATCGTCGCGCTGCGCGAGCACCGCACGTTCCTCTACGACTCCGAGGGGCGGCTGGTGGACATCTTCCCCAACGCCTCGGGTACCCAGGCCACGCCCACGCGCGCGGGCCTCAAGGTCGTCCGCTCACGTCTGGACCAAGCCGCCGCCGAGGCCGCCGGGGCGCGCCTCTGGAACGACAAGCACGTCTTCGGCACGCGCATCCTGGACCTGTCGTGGGCGGACGGACGCCACTCCGCCGAGGAGCTGCATGGCACCAACGCCCCCGCCCTGCTCGGCATGGACGTGTCCCATGGCTGCATCCGTCACTCGAACGAAGCCATCATCGTGCTCCACGACGCGCTGTCCGCGGGGGACCGCGTGGCCATCGTGGAGCACGTGAACGACCCGCACCTGGGCGCCGTCGCCCCGGTGCCGGTCTCCTGA
- a CDS encoding ATP-binding protein has protein sequence MSKVRKVHKEDPLADLPRWAQQLARKYYTKTVSTFLLYGAVRDLQPLKMEDESLGFGTLKTFLSEELFGGRDHVLFYDRSSGIRSATPETQKDLARTMSGYDAMYGTDYAKVMPRDPGRALQILENFLRMRLSEGRSLALIIDFAETLVPGGEISHLSSEDRFVLATLDKWAHDPQFLAGDVSVVLLAENLADIAPRISRNPYVAPIELPLPTEEERLEYVRYKLEGKRLQSLSDVPLAGLAKMTAGLSRINLDRVLTEALEREVRITSELLKEKKKEIIQAECHGLLEFIEPAHTLDAVAGHAKAKQMLRQAASALKKGRLEVMPMGYLLSGPVGTGKTFMVSCFAGEIGIPVVKFLNFRSQWQGVTEANLEKIFNLLKALWPVAVMIDEADTFLGNRDSGGDSGTSSRVFGSIASFMGNTQYRGKIVWFLMTARPDLLPIDLKRQGRAEEHLALFYPQTDAERDELFAAMSKKTGVSVEGIESYSKLIPEGVRAFSGADIEAVMVRSKFRALAEGREAVSKEDLVAVLADFVPPSYPLEIELQNLVAVQECTSRELLPEVYRSVDRDLITRRVRELKALLEEG, from the coding sequence GTGAGCAAGGTACGCAAGGTCCACAAGGAAGATCCGCTGGCGGACCTCCCCCGCTGGGCGCAGCAGCTTGCGCGCAAGTACTACACGAAGACGGTGAGCACCTTCCTGCTCTACGGAGCAGTGAGGGACCTGCAGCCGCTCAAGATGGAGGACGAGTCCTTGGGCTTCGGCACGCTCAAGACGTTCCTCTCCGAGGAGCTCTTCGGCGGAAGAGACCACGTCCTCTTCTATGATCGCTCGTCGGGCATCCGCTCGGCCACGCCGGAGACGCAGAAGGACCTGGCGCGGACGATGTCCGGGTACGACGCGATGTACGGCACGGACTACGCCAAGGTCATGCCGAGAGACCCGGGTCGGGCGCTCCAGATTCTGGAGAACTTCCTGCGGATGCGGCTGAGCGAGGGGCGCTCGCTGGCGCTCATCATCGACTTCGCGGAGACGCTGGTGCCGGGCGGCGAGATTTCGCACCTGTCCTCCGAGGACCGCTTCGTGCTGGCCACGTTGGACAAGTGGGCGCACGACCCGCAGTTCCTCGCGGGCGACGTGTCCGTGGTGCTGCTGGCGGAGAACCTGGCGGACATCGCGCCGCGCATCTCCCGCAACCCGTACGTCGCGCCGATTGAATTGCCGCTGCCCACCGAGGAGGAGCGGCTGGAGTATGTGCGCTACAAGCTGGAGGGCAAGCGGCTGCAGTCGCTGTCGGACGTGCCGCTCGCGGGCCTGGCGAAGATGACGGCGGGCCTGTCGCGCATCAACCTGGACCGGGTGCTCACCGAGGCGCTGGAGCGCGAGGTGCGCATCACCTCCGAGCTCCTCAAGGAGAAGAAGAAGGAGATCATCCAGGCGGAGTGCCACGGCCTGTTGGAGTTCATCGAGCCGGCGCACACGCTGGACGCGGTGGCGGGCCACGCCAAGGCGAAGCAGATGCTGCGGCAGGCGGCCTCGGCGCTGAAGAAGGGGCGCCTGGAGGTCATGCCCATGGGCTACCTGCTGTCGGGCCCCGTGGGCACGGGCAAGACGTTCATGGTGAGCTGCTTCGCCGGAGAGATTGGCATCCCGGTGGTGAAGTTCCTGAACTTCCGCAGCCAGTGGCAGGGCGTCACCGAGGCCAACCTCGAGAAGATCTTCAACCTGCTCAAGGCGCTGTGGCCGGTGGCGGTGATGATCGACGAGGCGGACACGTTCCTGGGCAACCGCGACTCGGGCGGGGACTCGGGGACGAGCAGCCGCGTGTTCGGCTCCATTGCCTCCTTCATGGGCAACACGCAGTACCGCGGCAAGATTGTCTGGTTCCTGATGACGGCGCGGCCGGACCTGCTGCCCATCGACCTGAAGCGGCAGGGGCGCGCCGAGGAGCACCTGGCGCTCTTCTATCCGCAGACGGACGCGGAGCGCGACGAGCTGTTCGCGGCCATGTCCAAGAAGACGGGCGTGTCCGTGGAGGGCATCGAGTCCTACTCCAAGCTGATTCCGGAGGGCGTGCGCGCCTTCAGCGGCGCGGACATCGAGGCCGTCATGGTGCGCTCGAAGTTCCGCGCGCTGGCCGAGGGGCGCGAGGCCGTGTCCAAGGAGGACCTGGTCGCGGTGCTCGCGGACTTCGTGCCGCCCAGCTACCCGCTGGAAATCGAGCTGCAGAACCTGGTGGCGGTGCAGGAGTGCACCAGCCGCGAGCTGCTCCCGGAGGTCTACCGCTCGGTGGACCGCGACCTCATCACCCGTCGGGTGCGGGAGCTCAAGGCGCTGCTCGAGGAGGGGTAG